CCGGCGTTCTACTACCAGCCGGGCGGCGGGCCCCTGTTCGACATGGGTCCGTACTACCTCACGAGCCTCGTGACGCTGTTCGGGCCGGTGACGCGGGTCTCGGGAACCGTGAGGCGGTCGAACAGGCAGCGCACCGTCGCGACCGGAGCGCTCGCCGGAGAGCCGGTGCCCGTCGACGTCGACACGCACATCACGGCGCTGCTCGAGCACGCATCGGGGGTGACGGCGACGGTCACGATGAGCTTCGAGGTATGGGCGACGCGGGCCCCGCTGTTCGAGGTGTACGGCACGGAAGGCACGATCGCCGTTCCCGACCCCAATCATTTCTCGCAGACCGGCGAAGTGTGGACGCCCGAGAGCAGGCAGTGGATGCCGCTGGTCGACGCGGCGGGGTTCCGCGACGGCGGCCGTGGCATCGGCATCGTCGACCTCGCGGAGGCGATTGACGAAGGCCGGCCGCACCGAGCGTCTGGCGAGCTCGCGTTTCACGTGCTCGAGGTCATGGACGCGATTCTGCGCGCGGGCGCGGAGCACGCGGTCGTCGACATCGCGAGCACGGTCGAGCGACCGGATGCTGTCGCGCTGCGGTGACCGGGGCTAGCCCAGCACGTCGCGGAAGAACTCGAGGGCGTACTGGCGGTCGAGCGGTCCGCCGCCCTCGTGGCCGTTGTACTGCCACAGCGACATGCGCTTCGGCCCGCGCCACTCGTTGAACGCGCCGTAAATTGTCGACGGCGGGCACGTCGGGTCCATGAGGCTCGCCGAGAACAGCGTCGGAGCCACAGCCCGGCGGGCGAAGTTGACGCCGTCGAAGTACGACAGCACCTCGTGCACGCTCGCGACCTTGTCGCGATGCACGGCGAGGTAGCGGCCGATCTCCTTGTACGGATCGTTGTCGGTGATCACGGTCGCCCGGGGAAAATCGCACAGGAACGGAACGTAGGGCGCCGCCGCGGCGACGTCGGGAACCAGCCCGGCGACCGCGATGGCGATGCCGCCGCCCTGACTGCCGCCCGTGATCACCGTGCGTTCAGCATCCGTGATCTCGAGCTCGCGCGCGGTTTCAAGTGCGCGTACCGCGTCGGTGAAGACGCGGCGGTAGTAGTACGTGTCTGTGCTGTCGATGCCGCGCGTCATCATGCCCGGAATCTGCGGCCCCGTGCCATCGGGATCGGGAGTGTCACCGGTCGCCCAGCCCGCTCCCTGCCCTCGGGTGTCCATGAGCAGATGAGCGAAACCGGCAGATGCCCACATGAGGTTCTCGTGCAGGTGACCGCGGCCTCCGCCGTAGCCGATGTACTCGACAACCGCAGGCAGCGGCCCCTGTGCTCCCGCGGGCACACGCAGCCACGCGCGCACCGGCTGCCCCGCGTACCCCGAGAACGTCACGTCGTACGTGTCGATCGTCGTGAGCCCGGAGTCGACGAGCGTCAGGGCCGGAGCGGATGCCGCATCGCGGGCTTCCTGCAGTGTGCGACGCCAGAATTCGTCGAAGTGCTCGGGAACGGTCTGCGAGCTGCGATAGGCGACAAGGTCGGCCTCTGGCATATCAACGAACATCGATGGGCGTCTCTTTCTGCGTCGGTGCACGGTCGGATTCCTCAACAGTAGCGGCAGAGCACGCACCGCCTCGTTGTTTGTCGTTCGATTCGACAAATCGGTTGCGAAAGGCTTATCGAAGCGTTTAGACTCGTGCGCAACACAGCGCGTCGAAACGTTTAGACAAACGACGATCTCCCTCGATCGAGTTCGGCGTACACAGCCCTGGCGACCAGGGCCTTACAAGGAGGTAAACCGTGAAACGCCAATCGAAGGTGGCCACTGCAATCGCCGCCGTTGGACTGGGCGCGATGGTTCTCTCGGGCTGCTCAGCGGGAGCGAGCCACGACGAGGACACACTCGTGCTCTGGCACTACGAGAGCGCGGACAGCGCCATGGGCATCGCCTGGGCTGAAGCGATCAAGATCTTCGAAGAAGAGACCGGCGCAACCGTCGAGTTCGAAGAGAAGAGCTTCGAGCAGATCCGCTCGACAGCAAGCCAGGTTCTCAACTCAGACGAGGCGCCCGACCTGCTCGAGTACAACAAGGGCAACGCAACGGCTGGCCTGCTCTCGAGCCAGGGACTGCTGTCGAGCCTCGACGAGGCCGTCGAGAAGTACGGCTGGGACGAGAAGCTCGCGCCCTCGCTGCAGACGACCGCGATGTACAACGAAGACGGCATCATGGGCTCGGGCAGCTGGTACGGCGTGCCCAACTACGGCGAGTACGTTCAGGTGTACTACAACAAAGACATGTTCGCCGAGGCCGGACTCGAGGTGCCGACGACGCTCGACGAGTTCGAGTCGGTCATGCAGGCCTTTGCCGATCAGGGTGTGACCCCGCTCGCCGAGGCGGCAGCCGAGTACCCGCTCGGGCAGCTCTGGTACCAGCTCGCGCTGACCAAGGCAGACCGCGACTGGGTCGACGCCTACCAGCTCTACACGGACGACGTCGACTTCTCGGGTCCCGAGATCAGTTACGCCACCGAGACGATTCAGGACTGGACAGACAAGGGCTTCATCTCGCCCGACGCAACAGGGCTCAAGGCTGAAGACGCCGGAACGGCATTCATCAACGGCACATACCCGATCTTCTTCTCGGGCAGCTGGTGGTACAACCGTTTCACGACGGAGATGGATGCTGACTGGGGAACCTTCCTCTTCCCCGGTGCCGAGATGTCGCCCGGCTCGGCCGGGAACATGTGGTCTGTGCCCGAGAAGGCACAGAACAAGGAGCTCGCCTACGAGTTCATCGACATCACGATGCGCCCCGAGATTCAGGCGCTCATCGGCAACAACGGTGGCGTTCCCGTTGCGGCAGACGAGGCTGACATCACCGACGAGAAGAGCAAAGAGCTCATCGCCAACTTCAACACGCTGACGGAGCGCGACGGCATCGCCTTCTACCCCGACTGGCCCACCGCCACGTTCTACGACGAGCTCAACGCAGGGCTGCAGGAGCTGCTGAACGGCACGAAGGATGCCTCCGCAGTGCAGAAGCAACTCGGAGAGCAGTACCAGGCGGGCGTCGACGACATCGTCGGCTGAGCCGTACGGATGCTGCGGGGCGACGCCCCGCAGCATCCGGCCCCTCTTCTGCACACTGATTCGAAGGACTTCTCATGGCGACAACGGCTGCCGTTGCCCGTGCGCGCTCGCGCGACCGGCAGCGTGATCGCGCGCCCGAGGGCATGATCCCCGGCGCGACCTCGCGAACCTATTGGTTCTACCTGATTCCCGGTCTTGCCCTGCTCGCGGTGATCATCGTGATCCCGCTGTTCTGGAACATCTACCTGTCGTTCACCGACTACCGGGGAATCAAACCGCCCGAGTGGACGGGACTCGATAACTGGATCAAGCTCTTCGGCGATGAGACGTTCTGGACGTCGTTCATCAACTCGATCGCGATGATCCTCGCCATGGTCGTGGTGCCGACGCTACTCGGCCTCGTGCTCGCCGCCATGCTCTTCGACCTCATCGGGCGCAAGTTCGGCGGCAAGCTCGCGAGCTTCTTGCGCGCCACTTACTACCTGCCGCAGATCATGCCGTCGGTGATCGCCGCGATCGTGATCGGGTGGATTCTGCGGCCGCAGAACGGCGCGCTCAACAACGTCCTCGCCGCGATCGGACTCGGTGACCTGCAGCATAACTGGCTCGGCAGCCCGGACACGGCGCTCATCAGCATCATGGTGATCATGATCTGGGTGCAGCTCGGCTACCCGGTCGTGATCTTCATGGCGGCGCTGCAGCGCGTGGACCCCGAGCTGTACGAGGCGGCAGAGCTCGACGGCGCGAACTGGTTTCAGCGCTTCCGCGCCATCACCGCGAGCATCATCCGGCCCGAGATCTTCGTCGTCGTGCTCACGTGCACGATCGCCGCCCTCAAGGTGTTCGGTCCGGTCTACGCGCTCACGGGCGGCGGACCAGGCACCTCCACGATCGTTCCCGCGTACTACGCGTACAGCGAGTTCTTCCAGTCGCAGCAGGTCGGCTACGGCGCGACGATCGCCACAGCACTCACCGTCGTGATCGCGATCGTGAGCATTGTCTTCATCACCTTCCAGAACCGGCTCGAGCGCAAGGAGGAGCAGGTCTGATGGCCACAGAACTCGTGACAACAGGCAGGCGCGCTCCCATTCGCAGAGCGGGCAGCAAGAACCGCAAGACCGCGGGCGACTGGGTCGTTCTCGCCGTCGCGATCATCATCGGCTTCTTCATCGCCGTGCCGTTCCTGATGATCCTCATCAACTCGTTCAAGTCGCCCGAGGACTACAACATGTCGGGGCCGCTCGCGCTGCCGACCGAAATCTACACCGACGGGCTCGTGGCATTCTGGGAACGCGTGAACTTCCCTGAGAAGCTGTGGAACAGCATCTACATCTCGGGACTCGTCGCCGTGTTCGCCGTGCTGATCTCGATGTTCAACGCCTTCGCGCTCGGCATCGGCCGCATCAAGGGACGCACGTGGATCGTCGTGCTCATTCTGCTGGCGAACATGCTCCCGCAGGAGGTGCTGCTCTACCCGCTGTACTTCATGTTCAAGCAGATCGGGCTCTACGACAGCCAGTGGGCCGTGATCATCATCTTCACGGTGATCCAGTCGGCATTCGGCACGTACCTGCTCGCATCGGTGTACGGCACCTTCCCGAAGGAGCTGCTCGAAGCAGCATCCCTCGATGGCGCCAGCCGCTGGCGCATTCTGTGGACCGTCGTGTTTCCCATCTCGCGCCCGACGCTGAGCGTGCTGCTCATCTTCTTCTTCATCTGGACGTGGAACGAATTCCTCATTCCCCTCACGTTCCTGATCAGCAATGCGACGCAGACGGTGCCTGTCGCGATCACCGTGCTGCAGGGCGACCGGCTCATGGATGTGACGACGACGAGTGCGTCTGCGCTTCTCGGACTCATACCGACACTCATCTTCTTCCTCATCTTCCAACGCACCCTCACCAGGGGCATCACCGCAGGAGCAGTCAAGTAAATGAAGTTCACCGACGGATTCTGGCAGACCCGCCCCGGCGTCACAGCGCTCTACGCCCAGGAGGCGTATGACATCGAGCGCGTGGGGGAGTCGGTGCGCGTCACCGCACCCACGCGGGTGATCGCCAGGCGCGGCGACACGCTGAACCGCCCGGCGCTCACGGTGTCGCTGTCGAGCCCGCTCGCGGGCGTCATAGCGGTGCGCGTCGAGAACCACCTCGGTTCGGCGCACCATCGCGGGTTCGAAATGCCCGGTGCGGATGCTGCCGCGACGGAGATCCGCATCGATGACGTCGGCGGTTCGCTCACGAGCGGATCACTCACGGCGCGCATCGCCGCCGGAAGCCCGTGGAGCCTTGAGTTCGAATCGAACGGGCGCGTGCTCACGCGAAGCGGCGGAAAGTCGATCGGGCGCATGGATCTGGCACCGGATGCTGCCGTGGCAGCCGAGCCAGTCGGAGAAGTCGGTGCCTCGGCAGACGGCCGCCCCGCGGCATCCCGCTATCTTCACGCTCAGCTCTCACTCGGCGTGGGCGAGCTTGTCTACGGGCTCGGTGAACGGTTCGGCCCGCTGGTCAAGAACGGCCAGTCTGTCGACGTCTGGAACGCCGACGGCGGCACGTCGAGCGAGCAGTCGTACAAGAGCGTTCCGTTCTACCTCACCAACCGCGGCTACGGCGTGCTCGTCAACCACTCCGAACACGTGTCGTTCGAGGTGGGCAGCGAAGCTGTCGAGCAGGTGCAGTTCTCGGTCCCCGGCGAAGTTCTCGAGTACCTCGTAATCGATGGCCCGACTCCCGCCGACGTGATCGAGCGCTACACGCGGCTCACGGGGCGCCCGGCAGAGGTTCCGGCCTGGTCGTATGGGCTGTGGCTCTCGACGAGCTTCACGACCGACTACGACGAGAAGACCGTGTCGAGCTTCATCGACGGCATGATCGAACGCGACCTTCCCCTGAGCGTCTTCCACTTCGACTGCTTCTGGATGCGCGAGTTCAACTGGACCGATTTCGCGTGGGACACACGCGTGTTCCCCGACCCGGACGGCATGCTCGAGCGCTTGCACGGCAAAGACCTGCGCGTGAGCGTCTGGATGAACCCGTACATCGCCCAGCGCGGTGCAGCGTTCGAGGAGGCTGCTGCGGGCGATTACCTGGTCAAGAAGCCGAACGGCGACATTTGGCAGTGGGACATGTGGCAAGCGGGCATGGCGCTCGTCGACTTCACGAACCCCGACGCTGTCACGTGGTATCAGGGCAAGATCCGCGCGCTGCTCGAGCAGGGCGTTGACGCGATCAAGACGGACTTCGGCGAGCGGATTCCGACCGACGTCGTGTGGCACGACGGCACCGACCCTGCGGCGATGCACAACCTCTACACGCAGCTGTACAACAAGGCCGTCTTCGACGTGCTGGAGGAGTACCGCGGAAAGGGCGAAGCCGTACTGTTTGCGCGCTCGGCCACCGCGGGCGGCCAGCAGATGCCGGTGCACTGGGGCGGCGACAACTCATCGAGCTTCGAATCGATGGCCGAGACGCTGCGCGGGGGGCTCTCTCTCGCACTGAGCGGCTTCGGCTTCTGGAGCCACGACATCGGCGGCTTCGAGGGCATGCCCGACGCCGACGTGTTCAAGCGGTGGGTCGCGTTCGGGCTGCTGTCGAGCCACTCGCGCCTGCACGGATCGACGAGCTACCGCGTGCCGTGGCTCTTCGACGACGGCACAGAAGAGCCGGGGCAGAGCGCTGTCGACGTGACGCGCACGTTTGCGCAGCTGAAGAACCGGCTCATGCCGTACCTGCTTCAGGTGGGACGCGAAGCGCACGAGACCGGGCTGCCGTTCATGCGTCCCATGCAGGTGGAGTTCGCTGGAGATCCGTCGGTCGATCACCTCGACCGCCAGTACATGATCGGCTCTCAGATGCTCGTCGCTCCCGTGTTCAGCGCGGCGGGCGAGGTGCAGTACTACCTCCCGGCGGGCCGCTGGACGAACTTCTTCACGAACGAGACCGTCGATGGGGGCGCGTGGCGCGCCGAGACGCACGCGTTCGACAGCATCCCGCTCTGGATTCGCGAGGGCTCCGTGATTCCCCTCGGCGCGCGGTCTGATCGCCCGGACTACGACTACCTCGACGGCCTGACGCTCGCGGTGTATCCGACACAGGATGCCGGTGGCCGCGACGTCACCATCACCACTCCCGACGGAGGCGCCGCGGTGTTCCACGCGAGCTGGAGCGACTCCGGCGTGCAGGTGACCAGCGACGCTGAGGGGACATGGACGTGGCGAAATGCTGCCGAGTGAGTCCGTCGGTGTGATCTAAACTCCGACTGAGCGATCTGCGATTCGATGGGGAAATGGGGGACGGGTGGCGAACATCCACGATGTTGCGAAGGCAGCAGGGGTATCGATCAGCACGGTCTCGTATGCGCTGAGCGGGAAACGATCGATCGGCGAAGAGACGCGCAAGCGCATTCAGGATGCTGTGCGAGAGCTCGGCTATCGCCCGAACGCCGGCGCGCGCATGCTCGCGGGAACGAAGACGCACATCTTCGCCGTGACGGCTCCGCTGCACGCCGACACCTATGCCCCAGCACACATGGCGTTCGTGCTCGCCGTCACACAGGCGGCGCGATCGTTCGACTACGACGTGCTTCTGCTGACGGAGGATGAGGCGACGGCGGGCCTGCAGCGGGTCGCGGCGAGCCGGCTCGCCGACGGAATCATCGTTCTCGACGTCGCGAAAGACGACGAGCGCGCTCAGATGCTGCGATCGATCGGCCTGCCGTCGACGGTCATCGGAATTCCAGACGACACGCACGGCCTCGTCTGCGTCGACCTTGATTTTCGACAGGCGGCCGAGCTGTCGCTGACTCGTCTGGCCGAGCACGGGCACCGATCGATCGGCATGCTGGGACACCCGCCGCGCATCTACGAGCGCGGGTCGAACTTTCCTCATCGCTTTCGCTCCGGCTTCGTCGACGCCGCAGACGAGCTCGGCGTGCGCAGCGCCGTCGCGCTGCCTGGGCACGGGCCAGCGGGGGTGCGTGCTGCTCTCGACGAGCTCTACGCACAGCTTCCCGATATGACGGGCCTGGTCATGAACTGCGAAGAGCCGATTCAGACCTCCGCGCTCGACGAGCTCGCCGATCGCGGGGTGACTGTTCCCGACGACCTGTCTGTCGTATCGGCGTGCTCGAGTTTCGACACGTCGCGTTTCGCGCCTCCGCTCGACGTGATTCCGCTGGTCGCCGCGGACTCCTGCGTGCGCGGCGTCGAGCTGCTTGTTCAGCAGCTGACCGCAGAGATCGATCCGCACATCGAGCTTGTGCCTCCGCGGTACATCGAACGCGGGTCGGTCGCGACGGTTCGTGCGGTGGCGTCGTGATCGGCGCGCGCTGCGTCGTGACCACGGGACGAGACGCGATCCGGCCCGCATGCCGCGGCACGCATTAGAGTCGCAGTGTGGCAGTGCGCGGAAACAATCTCGATACCGTCAGACGGCATAATCTCTCGACGGTCGTCGGGCTCGTTCACCGCAGCGGCGGGCTCTCACGCTCACGGCTGACCGCCCTCACCGGTCTTAACCGGTCGACCGTCGCGGCGCTCGTCGCTGAGCTCGTCGAACTCGGACTCGCCGTCGAGGAGCTCCCCGAGGGAACGCGAACCGTCGGACGGCCCTCGCCGCTCGTGCGACCGCATAAGGATGCTGTCGCTTTCGCGGTCAACCCCGAGGTCGACGCGATCACGGTTGGCGTCGTCGGACTCGACGCCGTCGTGCGCTCGCACGTGCGCCGCGAGGTCGACGCCGCGCCGACGCCGGAAGAGGCTGTGCGCATCACCGCCGGTCTTGTCTCGGAGCTGCGCAGCGAGCTGCCCGATCGCGCCGTGATTCTCGGGCTCGGCGCCGCGGTTCCCGGTCTCGTTCGCAGCTCAGACGGCTGCGTGCGCCTCGCTCCCCACCTGGGCTGGGAGGACGTGCCGTTTTCGGCGATGCTCGCCGAGGCCACGCTGCTGCCGTGCTGGGTCGGCAACGATGCGAGCCTCGGCGCCGTCGCCGAGCGCAACTTCGGCGCAGGTGACGGCGTCTCGGACCTCGTATACCTCAACGGCGGTGCGAGCGGTATCGGTGGCGGAATGATCGTGGGCGGTGAGCTGCTCGGCGGCGTCGGCGGGTTCGCGGGCGAGTTCGGTCACACGCGCGTCGCCGGGGCGGCGGTTCCCGGTGCCACGCTCGAAGACGAAGTGAATCGAGCACGACTGCTCGACGTGCTCAACGTTCCCGCTGTCGACTCCGACCAATTGGAGCAGGCCGTTTTGTCTGCACTTGACGACGACGCCGTCGCCGAGATCGATAGGCAAGTCGACATGCTCTCGACAGCGCTGCGCAACACGATAAACATCCTCAACCCCGCCCTCGTGGTGCTCGGGGGCTTCCTCGGCGCGCTCTACGACGCTCGCACCGACGAGATGACGCGGCTTGTCGGGCTGCAGACGCTCGGCCCCGCCTTCGAAGACGTCGCCATCGCGCGTGCGGCGCTCGGCGACGAGATTCTGCTCATCGGCGCGGCGGAACTCGTCTTCGGCAGCGTGCTCGACGACCCGGCGAGAATCGTGAACGCTGTTCCACAGCATCCAGTAGAGTAGTCACTCTCGAATCGATTCGAGCGCTGGGCGGCTCGGGACCGCGCTCGACACCTCCATGCTCGGCCAAGGACTTCTGTGACTACTGTCGTGCACCCCGGAGACTCGCTCTCCGGACGTCAGCGCCTCGTCTACGTGCTCGTGCTCGGTGCCCTCACCGCGCTCGGCCCCTTTACGATCGACCTGTACCTGCCCGCGTTCCCCGTGCTCACGGAGGAGTTCGCTGTGCCGGACTCGGTGATTCAGCTCACCCTCACCGGAACGACGATCGGCTTCGCTGTGGGGCAGCTGTTCATGGGCCCGTGGAGCGACAAGGTCGGACGCCGGCTTCCGCTCATCATCGCCACGAGCGTGCACGTGTTCGCGAGCCTCGGGGCATCGGTTGCGACGGATGTCGTGACGCTCATGGTGTTCCGCGTGCTGCAGGGCGCGGGCGCGGCCGCAGGCGGCGTTGTGGCGATGGCGATGGTGCGCGACCTGTTCGGCGGCAAGCCTCTCGTGCGGATGCTGTCGCGACTCGCTCTCGTCAACGGGCTCGCACCGATTCTCGCTCCCGTGCTCGGATCGCAGCTTCTGTTGTGGCTTCCCTGGCGCGGCCTGTTCTGGTTTCTCGCTGTGTACGGGCTCATTGTCGTCGTGTGCGTCGCAGTCTTCATCATCGAGACGCTTCCCAAGGAGCGGCGCGTTGGCAAGGGACATGGAACGGTCGGTGAGCGCTACAAGAATGTCTTCGGCGACCGCATCTTCGTCGGCGTCGCGCTCATGGGCGCCATGAACTTCTCTGGACTGTTCTCGTATCTGTCGAGCTCATCGTTTCTGTTTCAGGAGATGTACGCGATGGATGCTCAGCAGTACGGCCTGCTGTTCGGGGCCAACTCCATCGGCGTGGTGATCGGCGTGCAGATCTCGTCGCGGCTCATGCGCTGGTACGGCCCGCAGTGGGTGCTGGCGACGACGACCATCGTGCAGATGCTGTCGGCCGCGACGATGTTCATTCTCGCGTTCACAGGCGCTGGCCTGATCGGCATTCTGATTCCGCTGTTCTTCTACATCATGTCGTGCGGGTTCACGTTTCCCGCTGTGCAGGTTCTCGGGCTCGTCAACCACGGGCATGAGGCGGGCACCGCAGCATCCCTTCTGGGTGCTCTCAACTTCGGCGTCGCGGGCTTGACCTCTCCGATCGTCGGTGCCCTCGGCGTGAGCACGCAGTCGATGGCCGGCGTCATGATCGCAACGGCCGCCATCGCGATCACGGCGCTCTGGATCATCGTGCGCCCGCGTTCGGTCCCTCGATTGAGCGACTGACCCGCGCACAGCACGACGCCCCCGCCGCGAGGGTGGCGAAGGCGTCGAGCCGATCGCGACGTGTCAGGCGTCGCGACGTTTGGTGAGAATCGCTCCGGCGATGAGACCGACCACGATCCACGCGGCGAAGATGACGATCGACCAGGTCTGATCGAGAACCAAGAGACCGTCGCCATCGAAGCCAGGGGCCGGTGCAGGACCGGCACCCTCACCCGTGTACTGGTAGAGAGCAGCCCCGACCGAGCCGGGCAAGATCGTGGCGATGTTCGCCGCCCAGGCCGCACCCGTGAAGCTGTAGACAATGTTGATGCCGACGGGCAGCACGAACAGCAGACCGACGGCGGCCGCGATTCCTCCCGCGGAGTTGCGCAGGATCGCGCCGAGCGAGAACGAGAGCAGCGCAATGAGCGCGAGATAGGCAGCCGAGCCGACGAGCGGGATCAGCACGTCCGGGTTGCCGAGCTCTGGAACGATCTTGTTGGCGGCGAAGATGGGAAGCGACACGGCAAGGGCTGCGGCGATCGAGATGAGACCCACGACGAACGTCACGACCGTGAGCACGAGGCCCTTCGCCGTGTACGCGCTGA
This DNA window, taken from Paramicrobacterium agarici, encodes the following:
- a CDS encoding carbohydrate ABC transporter permease, with the translated sequence MIPGATSRTYWFYLIPGLALLAVIIVIPLFWNIYLSFTDYRGIKPPEWTGLDNWIKLFGDETFWTSFINSIAMILAMVVVPTLLGLVLAAMLFDLIGRKFGGKLASFLRATYYLPQIMPSVIAAIVIGWILRPQNGALNNVLAAIGLGDLQHNWLGSPDTALISIMVIMIWVQLGYPVVIFMAALQRVDPELYEAAELDGANWFQRFRAITASIIRPEIFVVVLTCTIAALKVFGPVYALTGGGPGTSTIVPAYYAYSEFFQSQQVGYGATIATALTVVIAIVSIVFITFQNRLERKEEQV
- a CDS encoding LacI family DNA-binding transcriptional regulator, which codes for MANIHDVAKAAGVSISTVSYALSGKRSIGEETRKRIQDAVRELGYRPNAGARMLAGTKTHIFAVTAPLHADTYAPAHMAFVLAVTQAARSFDYDVLLLTEDEATAGLQRVAASRLADGIIVLDVAKDDERAQMLRSIGLPSTVIGIPDDTHGLVCVDLDFRQAAELSLTRLAEHGHRSIGMLGHPPRIYERGSNFPHRFRSGFVDAADELGVRSAVALPGHGPAGVRAALDELYAQLPDMTGLVMNCEEPIQTSALDELADRGVTVPDDLSVVSACSSFDTSRFAPPLDVIPLVAADSCVRGVELLVQQLTAEIDPHIELVPPRYIERGSVATVRAVAS
- the yicI gene encoding alpha-xylosidase; its protein translation is MKFTDGFWQTRPGVTALYAQEAYDIERVGESVRVTAPTRVIARRGDTLNRPALTVSLSSPLAGVIAVRVENHLGSAHHRGFEMPGADAAATEIRIDDVGGSLTSGSLTARIAAGSPWSLEFESNGRVLTRSGGKSIGRMDLAPDAAVAAEPVGEVGASADGRPAASRYLHAQLSLGVGELVYGLGERFGPLVKNGQSVDVWNADGGTSSEQSYKSVPFYLTNRGYGVLVNHSEHVSFEVGSEAVEQVQFSVPGEVLEYLVIDGPTPADVIERYTRLTGRPAEVPAWSYGLWLSTSFTTDYDEKTVSSFIDGMIERDLPLSVFHFDCFWMREFNWTDFAWDTRVFPDPDGMLERLHGKDLRVSVWMNPYIAQRGAAFEEAAAGDYLVKKPNGDIWQWDMWQAGMALVDFTNPDAVTWYQGKIRALLEQGVDAIKTDFGERIPTDVVWHDGTDPAAMHNLYTQLYNKAVFDVLEEYRGKGEAVLFARSATAGGQQMPVHWGGDNSSSFESMAETLRGGLSLALSGFGFWSHDIGGFEGMPDADVFKRWVAFGLLSSHSRLHGSTSYRVPWLFDDGTEEPGQSAVDVTRTFAQLKNRLMPYLLQVGREAHETGLPFMRPMQVEFAGDPSVDHLDRQYMIGSQMLVAPVFSAAGEVQYYLPAGRWTNFFTNETVDGGAWRAETHAFDSIPLWIREGSVIPLGARSDRPDYDYLDGLTLAVYPTQDAGGRDVTITTPDGGAAVFHASWSDSGVQVTSDAEGTWTWRNAAE
- a CDS encoding ROK family transcriptional regulator, coding for MAVRGNNLDTVRRHNLSTVVGLVHRSGGLSRSRLTALTGLNRSTVAALVAELVELGLAVEELPEGTRTVGRPSPLVRPHKDAVAFAVNPEVDAITVGVVGLDAVVRSHVRREVDAAPTPEEAVRITAGLVSELRSELPDRAVILGLGAAVPGLVRSSDGCVRLAPHLGWEDVPFSAMLAEATLLPCWVGNDASLGAVAERNFGAGDGVSDLVYLNGGASGIGGGMIVGGELLGGVGGFAGEFGHTRVAGAAVPGATLEDEVNRARLLDVLNVPAVDSDQLEQAVLSALDDDAVAEIDRQVDMLSTALRNTINILNPALVVLGGFLGALYDARTDEMTRLVGLQTLGPAFEDVAIARAALGDEILLIGAAELVFGSVLDDPARIVNAVPQHPVE
- a CDS encoding acetylxylan esterase; its protein translation is MFVDMPEADLVAYRSSQTVPEHFDEFWRRTLQEARDAASAPALTLVDSGLTTIDTYDVTFSGYAGQPVRAWLRVPAGAQGPLPAVVEYIGYGGGRGHLHENLMWASAGFAHLLMDTRGQGAGWATGDTPDPDGTGPQIPGMMTRGIDSTDTYYYRRVFTDAVRALETARELEITDAERTVITGGSQGGGIAIAVAGLVPDVAAAAPYVPFLCDFPRATVITDNDPYKEIGRYLAVHRDKVASVHEVLSYFDGVNFARRAVAPTLFSASLMDPTCPPSTIYGAFNEWRGPKRMSLWQYNGHEGGGPLDRQYALEFFRDVLG
- a CDS encoding multidrug effflux MFS transporter, which encodes MTTVVHPGDSLSGRQRLVYVLVLGALTALGPFTIDLYLPAFPVLTEEFAVPDSVIQLTLTGTTIGFAVGQLFMGPWSDKVGRRLPLIIATSVHVFASLGASVATDVVTLMVFRVLQGAGAAAGGVVAMAMVRDLFGGKPLVRMLSRLALVNGLAPILAPVLGSQLLLWLPWRGLFWFLAVYGLIVVVCVAVFIIETLPKERRVGKGHGTVGERYKNVFGDRIFVGVALMGAMNFSGLFSYLSSSSFLFQEMYAMDAQQYGLLFGANSIGVVIGVQISSRLMRWYGPQWVLATTTIVQMLSAATMFILAFTGAGLIGILIPLFFYIMSCGFTFPAVQVLGLVNHGHEAGTAASLLGALNFGVAGLTSPIVGALGVSTQSMAGVMIATAAIAITALWIIVRPRSVPRLSD
- a CDS encoding carbohydrate ABC transporter permease; translated protein: MATELVTTGRRAPIRRAGSKNRKTAGDWVVLAVAIIIGFFIAVPFLMILINSFKSPEDYNMSGPLALPTEIYTDGLVAFWERVNFPEKLWNSIYISGLVAVFAVLISMFNAFALGIGRIKGRTWIVVLILLANMLPQEVLLYPLYFMFKQIGLYDSQWAVIIIFTVIQSAFGTYLLASVYGTFPKELLEAASLDGASRWRILWTVVFPISRPTLSVLLIFFFIWTWNEFLIPLTFLISNATQTVPVAITVLQGDRLMDVTTTSASALLGLIPTLIFFLIFQRTLTRGITAGAVK
- a CDS encoding Gfo/Idh/MocA family protein, with the protein product MGGTLNADRGGSATGGPLRIGIVGVGNISAQYFAELPRHAGVQIVAVADVDQGRADAVATERGVRSLTVDALLADPGVDLVLNLTIPAAHAEIARRALEAGKHVYGEKPLALTPEQAQPVLQLARDRGRRVGCAPDTVLGTGVQSARRALDDGRVGSPVAASVHWSAPGHELWHPSPAFYYQPGGGPLFDMGPYYLTSLVTLFGPVTRVSGTVRRSNRQRTVATGALAGEPVPVDVDTHITALLEHASGVTATVTMSFEVWATRAPLFEVYGTEGTIAVPDPNHFSQTGEVWTPESRQWMPLVDAAGFRDGGRGIGIVDLAEAIDEGRPHRASGELAFHVLEVMDAILRAGAEHAVVDIASTVERPDAVALR
- a CDS encoding extracellular solute-binding protein, coding for MVLSGCSAGASHDEDTLVLWHYESADSAMGIAWAEAIKIFEEETGATVEFEEKSFEQIRSTASQVLNSDEAPDLLEYNKGNATAGLLSSQGLLSSLDEAVEKYGWDEKLAPSLQTTAMYNEDGIMGSGSWYGVPNYGEYVQVYYNKDMFAEAGLEVPTTLDEFESVMQAFADQGVTPLAEAAAEYPLGQLWYQLALTKADRDWVDAYQLYTDDVDFSGPEISYATETIQDWTDKGFISPDATGLKAEDAGTAFINGTYPIFFSGSWWYNRFTTEMDADWGTFLFPGAEMSPGSAGNMWSVPEKAQNKELAYEFIDITMRPEIQALIGNNGGVPVAADEADITDEKSKELIANFNTLTERDGIAFYPDWPTATFYDELNAGLQELLNGTKDASAVQKQLGEQYQAGVDDIVG